The proteins below are encoded in one region of Catharus ustulatus isolate bCatUst1 chromosome 21, bCatUst1.pri.v2, whole genome shotgun sequence:
- the SLC31A1 gene encoding high affinity copper uptake protein 1 isoform X2: MSHHMNSSMPTSHPPEHHHPTTASGHSHGSDMMMMAMTFHFSYENVPLLFSGLTINSPGEMAGAFVAVFFLAMFYEGLKIARECLLRKSQVSIRYNSMPVPGPNGTILMETHKTVGQQMLSLPHLLQTVLHIIQVVVSYFLMLIFMTYNGYLCIAVAAGAGTGYFFFSWKKAVVVDITEHCH; the protein is encoded by the exons ATGTCTCACCACATGAACAGCTCCATGCCAACATCACATCCTCCTGAGCATCACCACCCCACCACAGCCTCGGGACACAGTCACGGATCTGacatgatgatgatg GCCATGACTTTCCACTTCAGCTATGAGAATGTGCCATTGCTGTTCTCTGGACTTACAATCAATTCTCCTGGAG AAATGGCTGGTGCTTTTGTGGCTGTATTCTTCCTGGCCATGTTTTATGAAGGCCTTAAGATCGCCCGGGAGTGTCTGCTCCGGAAATCCCAAGTCAGCATCCGCTATAACTCCATGCCAGTGCCTGGCCCCAACGGCACCATCCTGATGGAGACACACAAAACCGTGGG gcAGCAGATGCTGAGCTTACCCCACCTGCTGCAGACTGTGCTGCACATCATCCAGGTGGTGGTCAGCTACTTCCTCATGCTCATCTTCATGACCTACAACGGGTACCTGTGCATCGCCGTGGCCGCCGGAGCAGGCACCGGCTACTTcttcttcagctggaaaaaggCAGTGGTGGTGGATATCACAGAGCACTGCCATTAA